The genomic stretch TTCAATCTTGTTTTTATAATCACATTCACTAAAGTTAACATCTGTCTCATAATATCCAATATCTGTGCTTCACTGATGTATTCCTACGCCACCTTGGACTAATACTGACGCCAAGATCGCAGAAGTTGAAAGCAGATTATGTTCATACCTCTATTGTCTTAATTAAGTTCTTGCAACCAACAGCATCCTCGACTCTAATTCCCTGGTTATTGTGTCTAAATTTGGATGCTGTGTTTCTTAATGTCTCAAATCACTCAATTTACTGctaatagtaatagctaacatttacataaagcttactatgtgccaggcacacttaagcattttaactcatttaaatattataagaaCCCTATGAGATGGGTAGTATTattcttcttcattttacagataagctcTTTGTTCTGTTGTCCAGTTATCAGTTCCCCCACATTTAATtcaattatatattcattcagcaaatagttaTTGAGCCCCTGCTCTGTGCAAGACTGAACTGCGCACAGAGGGAACAACAACTAtacactttctcttctttcacacAGAGTATAATCTAGTGGACAAAATAGGCAAATTAACCAACAGCTGCAGGATAAGTTCTAACAGATGCATAAAGAAAGTGCCTTAGGGTCACAAACAGGACCATCGGAATCATACCAGAAGGGCCTTGAAACACTTCCGTGTATAAGAAGCATTCAAGCTGAATTTAGAATGACCATCTAGGAGttaattagagaaaaatgtttgtgtgagggaagaatgtgtgtgtgtgtgtgtgtgtgtgtgtgtgtgtgtgtgtgtgtgtgtgtgtatgttgcagatgacattccaggcagaggaaacaataTGTGTAGCAACAATTTTGACTGTGTGTTAGCAAATTATTGATCTGTGGCAAAAAGTAATTTTGATGAGATGGAACTTTTAATCAAAAAGTTGGGGGTGGCAGGGATAGGAGttggggagtggggtgagggtgggggtggtgggattACTTTGCAAGTGGGAGAGCCCAGCTTACTGCCCAGCAGCCATATctcaaagatttatttttgccCATACTAATCTAGCTGATCATAAATTTCACTGtgagataaaaatacattttatgagtttatgaaaaacataataaaagttaACATTACTGCTACAGTGAGTATATATCCTGAAAATGTAACTAttggagagagagatgagaagggGTATAGAAATAGATTCTAGGAAAAGATAGGAAGCTTTGCTATTGTTTCTAAATCAAAGGCTACGGTACATAAAGGTCTTCCAAAGCACTCAACTTGGAGATTCTTCTTGATAGTAAATTCTCTTCTCCAACCTGCTAGTTTCTTAAGATCTAATTGTCTCTAGTTTGAATAAGTTTATTCTTTTCCTAATTACATCTTGTTACCAACAAAGGATATAGATATGCCCCCACTGTTAAACAGGCAAAACATATTACTTTGTATAATAAATTCACattaatttgtacttaatccaTCTATGACCACTATTCTTTCATGCAAAGAAAGTATAAGTAGGAGCTTTGCAACCACTGAGACCTTGTCCCCTCATCCAGGCAGTTCAGGCTAATCTCACCATAGCCATCCTCTCCATGAGCCCCTCACAAGGCTCTTGGTAACGCCCCATCTTGCTCTCGTACTTTCCCAGGACTGGAGTTAGATCAGTCTGGCTTTCTCAACTATGGCTCATCCGTTCTCCATGACTCCCAGTGCAGGAAACACATTTCACAGTTTTCCAATGGAAACTTTTGATCAAAAGTGGGGTCAGAAAATAGCCCACCCTACCCATCACCAATAACCTCTCCTCTCTTGATCATTTTCAATCTTAGAAGTGAATGAAGGGGTGCACATGTTCTAGAACAGTTTGTCCTCCATTCTGTTTGTAAGATATATATGGGTACAAGGGAATGCGTTTGGTCTCACACTCATTTTTGTCTCCTCAAAATACTCTAAAACTGAGCCAAGAAGAATTCCTTTCTGACATGTTATTACGTAAGAATCTGAAATTAAATCCAAAcaatatgaatttaaatatgtCTTTCAGAAATCTCCAACATTGTTGGATTATGCAAGCAATACTAAAATTAGGACAACAAAATACTTTTCAGAAAGTATCCTTTAAATATCAGCACTGGGTTTTAGACCCTTTTTTGTACGCAGTAGGATAAAAATATCCAAAGAAATTGTttgaaaataagtgaatgaaaattttataaagcaaaagcATGTTTATAAGAGAATCATAGAGAAGGAAGAGACTTGAGAAATCATCTTTTTCCTCTTATTATAATTTTGCTAAGACTGTCTTATAATAGTTTCTAATGAAGGGTAGTCTAcgttatttaaagtaataataagtCACCCAACAGTGACACTGAAATAGTTAATAGTCATTAGGATGTGTAATAGTTCTACTGCTTCTAAGCAGGAAGTATATAATCTGATCTGAAAAATACAGGTCCTTGCTTTTATAAATTCATAATCCCTTATctgaattccttgagggcagactGTTTTGGAGTTCAGAACTTTTATGATTTTAGAAAAGTAGTAAAGTGCATAATCTAGGTGTTACAATATACCCCAGCTGGGTCTGAGGCAGTCAGTATCCTCTAATCAAACACATTAATATACTGCAATGGAATGTGTGATTATTCACAATAAGTGGAGAAAGAAAGGCCATTAATAGACTCAGATCAGTTCATTTCAGGTTTTGCCatgaaatacattataaaatcttttaattttctaaaactttacATTCTAAAACTATGGTTATAGGGTTGTGATCTCATACCACCTTGAAACGGAACACTTAGCCAACTGACCATAACACACAGAACACTCAATTTAAAGAGATATAGAAAATCTCAGAGCCACGTAAACAGAAAGTGAAGTTATTCTCCAGTACTACGTAACTAGTTGCACACAGGAAGGAATTTAAACTTCCTtgtcaataaaattgaaaaaaagactGTTTCTCTGCTTTAAAGGGAACCGTAAGCAAGTGCACAGAAACTCCTGGGATTTAAATGGTAAGGGATGCACactaaacaatgaataaaatctAGAAAATTGAAGGAGATGTAATTTTCTGAACCAGTTTGGTGAAAGGATTTCAtccatttttcaggaaaaaagaaagaatggaaattaaaatcacaaaccTGTACCATATgttattgttttgaatatttttaagttaattctCTAGTAATCAGGGTAGTGGCCTCAATCTACACTGGGATTATTGAGAGTCAAGCCACTAAAGCCTGAGTTGAAGAATCTATATTTATTTGGATCATGCAGGATTCTTCTCAGTTCCGCAGCTAAACAAACCTCTAATGCCAGCGTAGGTCTGgtgagtacaattctgtaatggaTATTGCCTATTGTCCTGCCAGATTCCTGTAAGCATGTCCCTCCTATTTTATAAGCATAAGGTGTGAGATAACATGTAGAGATAGATAATTAGTTAATAATAGAGTAATTTTTATCCTGCTCAATTCCAAAAGAGATTGATGCTCAAAATTAAGGCACAGTTATGACAGACCTAAACAGTGgacatgaagaaaaaacaaagaatataaaacggggggtggggagatgtagaggaaacaatattaatttttctctaaaaaaaagataaagtaatgGAGTGCAAAAATTTAACCAGGAGCTTCCAAGAAATCATGACAAAATGATGGCTGTAACTATGCGCTTTCAATGAAATCAGCTCGAGATTCATTGACAGAATTTGGAAATTTCCcttattttataactaatattatgatttgtatataaaatcatttttggCATAAGAGTTTTGTTTCTATCCTTTGAAATATCTATGGGCACTACATACAGATATAATAAGTTTGAAGAGGtctatgtagatttttaaaattcctattctgtttttattttgccaaaaaaCTTCAGAagtcaggtttttaaaaaaataaacagacaacagtttaatgttGTCCACAGGGAAACGGGGGAAGAGGTAAGTAGGTGAGGGTAAAAGCGTCAACTACAcagtgatggaagaactgactctgggtggcgagcgagcacacaatgcagtatataagatgatgtattatagaattgtagacttgaaatctatataattttattaacccatatcacctcaataaatttaatttaaaaacggCGTactcagagaaaaaagacaaaataaatatactaaaaataatgtGAGATGCAGAGAGTTGAGATCACTGGTCTAGATAGAAAGTGAGGCCAATTGGTTAAATTTTTACTATAACGAAGAATATTTATAAGGTAAGGCCATTTCCATGCTCCCTTAGTAAAGTGCTTTATTGAGTGGTTATCAAAACttagtataatttaaataataaaagaatactaaAAAAAGTTACTTTTTGTGGTTCTtttacatcaaaataattttaaataaaagtactttttccatgtgtttaatgaagaaaataatataatttcaaatttacttaCATCATTGAGTAGCCTTTGTGTTCCCATGTTCCACTGTCTGAGTTTCTCAAGCAATTGCACACACATCCCACAAGATACATGACACGAGAAGCAACAAGATATCTAGTATGGTATATGCCTGGAGTATAAATTTTCTGCACTATTTCAGAacagttaattttatattaaaacaagatatattttaaattagaacgAAAACTCTACATGGTCTTTTAAAGGAAAGTTCTATACTTCGAAGGCTGTGCTATTGAGAGGGAAACTCAGGTTACATTCCCAAAGGCGGGGCAGCCTCCAAGAATGACTCAGGAGAACTTGAGATCTTTCCATAATGGCATGatgtcccttcccccacccccagccagagGAAATAAAACGAATTAATGTTCCCATTTATGAAAAATTACACATTAAGGATAAACAGAAAACTGCTCTTTTATTGTCTTTAGCACACAAAGTGAAAACAGGAATATCTTGTAGCCCACTTTTTTCAACTGCATTGTTTCCCTAAACCTCCCATatatagaatttctggagaggTCCCTGCTCCCAGAACTCCTGGGGTCACAGTTTACTttgttctagagaaaaaaaaaatgtaggaagaaaaatttaagatGTACTATGCTCAACCATATGATCTTCAAGGACAAGGTATCTATgtgatttctttgtgtgttctcaGAACCACATAATATCTGAGCgcaaataaatacttattatagtaaattttcttcatttttctctacttAATTATTCCAAacccccaaaatatataaatccaCTTTCAAACTTTTCACAAAACAAAAGTGCACACAGAGATCTTGAATtcaaatgatttcctttcttaCTGACCTTTTCAAAACAGGATGTTGTAACACTTTGCCACTTTGGGACGCAGCTACAGTGGCCTAAGTAGTTTAGGGTCTATTGGGGGCTCCAGAATTTCTTAATCAGAGCGGCTTTAGGGTGGCAATCTGGTTAGACATGGGAGATAGAGAACTAGAGGAAAGGCTTGAAGTTGAATCATCAACAAGCACATTactttgttctgtttcttggGGAAACAAATTTTTCAGTACTTtggcatataataataataataataagttgctttttttaaataagaatttatcTGAAAAGCCAGTATTTTAAGATATTCATTATGAAGAAAGcctaaatagaataaaatgttattttactttaaagtagTCAAactttcaaaattgaaataatacacCAATTATAATTAACAGTACCAATATTTTAAACGAAAATTATGTGAGTAAATGAATTcttacttctttttaatttaaagtgagTCTTattaaaagattgttttaaaaacattagcaATTCTAACACTCATCATGTCACTGCCAATGTAAAGAATACATATACGTCACTGCATGTGCAttgtttttatatctatatatgtttatatatatatatatatgtatttatatacagacatatatatggaaatttaaaagttaaatgaattgtttaatattataaaattagctTCCAGGTACAGTGACTGTAAATACTGTGCTAGATTGTGAGTAATTATAAATTGGAACataaagagaagcaaaaaaagaaaaacaagggtaCTCAACACTACTGTGAAAGCTCACTTAGTATGCAGGAACCGTTTGCATTCAGGcttgtagaaaaataatttgacagattaattaatttgtctttccTCTTAGGCAAGCATTTCTGCTTCTCAAATCATCCTTGCCTTCCAACATAATGTGTTCTTAACGTCAGCAGTGGCACAAGCTATGTATCTTCACAGCATGAAAGCTATCATCTTATTCCAAGGACATACGGCAAATGATATAGAAAAACACGGCACTAGGGCCAGAATAGGGTTATTCacaagtgtctggcacatgaaCACCTCTTGCTCCAATCTAAAGGTATCTATAAATTTTCTTTCACTGGATATTAGACTCCTTCTGGATAtagaatattctaatttttttgttgttgttgctgtccCGGGCTGCTCTTCACATTGCAGGCCTCCTAGAATTCCTGAACCATACCTACCCCATGCTAGTGGCATGTCCAATCATTTGGGCAACAATAAACGCTCCCACAGGTTTCCTAAACATCCCCATTTGGTTTTATAGTTCCTATTGAAAAATACTGCCCCAGAGTAAATCAAGTTAGAGCtaagaactattaaaatttaGACATTAATGCTAATGGGGCTTCATTTAAACTTAAGCTGGAAAGACATAGTATTTGAGTTGCTGCCGTAAGAATGGCAGAGACAGTTATTAATACGTTTGAACAACAAAAGAGCTATTGGTAATCAGTGCTGTGGCAAGCTTCCTTCTGACCAAGCAGAAGTTCATTTTCAGTGGGACTACAAAGTACccaaattatttattaatcatGATTATTACTGCTTTACCAGCTTATACATATCGACTACCATCCAGTTGTCTAGATACAGGAAGGCAGAAACGTGGCATGTatgaggtcaaacaattaagtttgtgaactcatcctagaaaaattgctacttacctcattgctgaatatcactatggtcacctttgaagtactccccttgggaatctatgcaccgacaccagcgccaaGTCTACGCTTCAAagcattttggaactctttttctggaatggccatcagagctgtggtcgtattacccttgatgtcctgaatgtcttcctttcaatatttcctttatcttcgggcaaaggaagaagtcattggagggcagatcagatgagtagggagggtgttccaatacagttatttgtttattggctaaaaactccctcacagacaatgctatgtcagctggtgtattgtcgtgatgcaacagccatgacttattggcgaaaagttcagctcatctaactttttcacgcagccttttcagcacgtccaaatagtaaacttggttaactgtttgtccagttggtacaaattcataacaaataatccctgtgatattaaaaaaatgttagcaacatcattgcaacaagttcgcaaacttaattgtccaaccttatATATGCCATGACTCTTCCTATGGAAAATGTGACAAAAGCTTCAATCCCAGCACACCTTCCTGCAAAGCAATATGGGtgttctctgtttttctcagaCTCACATTCCAAGTAGTCACAACCACGTGAGATAAGTAGAATACGATATGACATTTGTTTGCCATCCTTCATGAAGATAAAGATTAGTAAGATATTAATGAGGCACTAATGTAAATAAAGAGTATTGTTAACTTCATTTCTTAAGTTCAAGTCAGGATGTTCTGACATCCTATGAGAAATGCTATTACAAGTCTAGGCATTCTGGAATCATTCTAATGTGAACAGAGAACAATAGCACCAAAGGCTTGATTCTCTGGCAGAAGCAGACTGTAATTTATTAGGTATGCATTCAGTTAACCAGTTTACTCTTTACTTTAAAAGTCTCTTTCAGAAAGATTGCTTACATCAAAATTACTGAGAAACTTGCCTGTTCCAAGTCAGATGGAGTAAACACACCCCACTCTACCTCTCATACTGATTGCAACCATAAAATATGCACAGAATGCATGGTGCAGCTACTCTTTATTTGAGGATTCTGAAAATGCACAGTAGTAGGCACACTGAGGAATACAATCAGTATTTGAAGTACCACTGAACCATGTGTGAGTGCGTGAatttaattcttcttcttcttttttttttgctttggtttaACCCCAACCGGGACTCAACATAACTATAAACATGTAAGTGGGCAATGATGTGGATAGTGAGAACTCCACAAGAAACCCTCTGATTCTGACTCTAATAGTGGGCTTCGTAATGCTCAGGGGTAGGGGAGagaatcttttgtttattttcttttctcattctctagTGTCCCAAGCCTCAGACAATCCTACAGCAACAATGGTGACAAAGCGGCTCCCAGGACTAAATCTTTGAGGAAATGGAACCTTCCTCTTGTGATTAGAGAACCCAAAAGGGTGGGACAAAGCCTCCacgtctttcttctctttctctgttttcctgtttGGCCCTGAATGAGCTTATAGTCATAGGAAGTATGCAGCTTGAGTAATGTAAATGAAACACAGATTTTcagccagaaaacaaaaaaaggaaactgaaaaaccaGAAAAGACTGGAGAGGGAAGAGCTCAGGAAAGCAACCTCATAAAGTTGTGAGGTGTGCATGTGTGGATCTGACACTAAACAGCGTagcaaaaatgttaagaattgaACTTAAGAACAGATCACTGCCAAGGTCCAAATAGCAAATGGGCAGTGCATGCATAGGACAGATCAGAATAGCACTACAAAAGCTCTGAAAATATAACTGACATTGACACCAAATATAACTGACATTGACTCACAGAAAGCTGGTTAGAGCTTGCAGCCTGAACTCAAATGGTCAATTAtccactaaaacaaaaatatccacaTTTTAATGGGATATAACCCAAAACTCAAATGTgatatcatatttaaaatgtccaagATACAACTCAAAATCATTTGGCATACCAAGAGACAGGAAAATTACATCTCACATGAAAAAGACAATTAATAGATACCAATGTCTAGATGACATCAACAATGAAATTAATAGATACCAATGTCTAGATGACATCAACAATGAAATTATCAGAAAGACTTTAAAgtagattttataaaaatactctaAGAATTAAAGGTAAAAACCTTTGAATTAAATGGTAAAAGAGACAATTTTAGCAATAAATTTATGATATAAAAAGCaagttaaaattttagaatagtaaatacaatcactgaaattaaaaactcaaaactCACTTGAGAGTCTCCATAGCAGAATGGAGATTATAGAGGAAAGAGCTGGTGAGCTTGAAGACAGACAAATAGAAGTTATTTGATCTGaacaatagaaaggaaaaatgtgtgcaaaaataaataaaagactctCAAGGACctgtgagaaaaataacaaaaagtttAACATCTATGTTACTACGTCCCAGAAGAAAAGAGTGTGTAgtgcagaaaaatatattttaagaaataatttgtgaaaacaTCCCAAATTTGGTCgtacacaagaaaacaaaaactaagctCAGCAATTCCAGACAGGAGAAACCAAAAGAATCCTTATCCAGACCCATCACAATCCAACTGCTGAAAACATTCCAGAGGTGAATGACACATTACTTAGACAGCAGTAGTTCTCAACAGGGATGATTTTGCCCTCACACAcacccaggggacatttggcaaagtcAAGAGTCAACTTTGATAGTCACCACAGAAGAGGTGCTACCGGTATCTAGTGGTTGGAAGTAAGGGACGCTGccaataatctttttttttttttttttttttgtattacttgattttattttacactaGGTGGTGGGCACAAAGAAATCTTCCTTAATAAAGTTGACAATTAGTTTCattcagaacatttttaataatgaacattaaaaaaaagtattcttacAAAGTCTTCTGAAATCCAAATATACAATAGCTTGGAAAACAACgtttagaaaacaaaagccaatgtaaaaagacagattaaaacAACTAGAACAGTATAGGTTTTATATGGCTctgattttacagttttcttaCTGCATCATCAATGTCAGAAATCTGTTCCTTCAGCTGGCTCCACTGCTCAGGATTTAAAGAAATACCTTTTCTTCCTGGTTTCATTTCACCTTCTGGATCCATCCAATATTCTCTAATATCAATTAGGACTTTCCCTTTAAAGTCTCGAACGCTGACGTATCTCATCTTTCCAATCTGAAACATGTTATCATCTCTGCTGCTGCTACTCTGCTTAGAAGACGCCAGGGCTCTTGAAGTTTCACcagttttttgcttctttacagGTTTTTCTGGAGtaacttgctttttcctctttaacTTTTTGTCAACTTCACTGTCAGAATCGCTGCCAGAAGAGCTTGAAGAAACAAGTTCCTTTGATTTAGGCATTGCTCCGTTCCTGCAGTCTAACAACCTAGTGCTCGCTCGCTCGCGACTGACAGACAAATAATCTTCTTTCAACGCACAGGAAAGtctcccacagcaaagaattttTCAGCCCCAAACATCAATAATGCTAAGGCTGAGAAACTACTTATAgggaaacaactattaaaataacagaatttctcatcagaaaccatggaggtcAGAAGGCAGtagaataacattttttaaagcactaaaAGCAAAgaactgtcaacctagaattctatatccagtgaaaatatccacCATCAACGACaatgaaataaagttattttcttttaaatcactcTGAATAGACAAAAGCTTATGGAGATAATAGAAGCATAAAAAAGTACTAATATTTCATTTAccaattataaaagtataaactgtaaaaaataagatagaaggaaggtagaaagagatggagggaggaaagaagagagggaaatagAAAGTCACTTAGATGTCCAATAGAAAGAAAGGTTGATATGTTAAATCAACAGAGTGTAACATAATAATCATTCATAACTATGAAGTCTCTCAAGACACAGAAGAAagtataatataatttcaaaatcacaAATCCTGTGGACGTAATTACTATAACTAATTAAGatgcatatgcatgtgtattGGAAACCAACTTTCATCTGTGGAAGTGATAATGTCATTACAAGAGCAAAATTAAGGAAGTCtcgttcttctttttaaaa from Rhinolophus ferrumequinum isolate MPI-CBG mRhiFer1 chromosome 11, mRhiFer1_v1.p, whole genome shotgun sequence encodes the following:
- the LOC117030805 gene encoding activated RNA polymerase II transcriptional coactivator p15 produces the protein MPKSKELVSSSSSGSDSDSEVDKKLKRKKQVTPEKPVKKQKTGETSRALASSKQSSSSRDDNMFQIGKMRYVSVRDFKGKVLIDIREYWMDPEGEMKPGRKGISLNPEQWSQLKEQISDIDDAVRKL